One stretch of Tribolium castaneum strain GA2 chromosome 5, icTriCast1.1, whole genome shotgun sequence DNA includes these proteins:
- the chinmo gene encoding zinc finger protein chinmo isoform X2: MEMRAHNIFHSGVEMDSQQQQFCLKWNSFGTNLATSFSNLFKSETLADVTLFCDGVTFKAHKLILAACSKHLADLFETSPPHQNLIIILDGTSASNMSALLEFMYKGEVHVSQDCLSSFLKAAECLQVKGLSIEHEKLAVAQSHMDTTLDSPRKHLKVLKEEMDTSSSQQQSSPSPSYSPAMSPYMHPHHYRQYEQRMPATGAAFESAMKRPLRSPSETLHERASVLRDGSKTAGRPGSPHGPLSLAFRPSLPLQPEADAPPENRFDPDPATAVVCPESNTSECCQDSGCAEDLRMKMEPAIQQDEPPNSTSGSSGGISNNGSANGSLGQINKYDHERDKDLVPPSLWNSVGKLSHKSGTVNTPDGKKLKCPFCERLYGYETNLRAHIRQRHQGIRVPCPFCSRTFTRNNTVRRHIAREHKAELSLKAFQNQQQQVHNHNP, from the exons AACCTCTTCAAATCCGAAACTTTGGCCGACGTGACGTTATTTTGTGACG gaGTAACATTTAAGGCCCACAAGCTGATCCTGGCAGCATGTAGTAAACACCTAGCCGACTTGTTCGAAACGTCGCCCCCTCACCAAAACCTAATAATCATCCTCGATGGCACCTCGGCGTCCAACATGTCCGCCCTGTTGGAGTTCATGTACAAAGGGGAAGTCCACGTGTCCCAAGACTGCCTGTCCAGCTTCCTCAAAGCTGCCGAATGCCTCCAGGTCAAAGGCCTGAGCATCGAGCACGAAAAGCTGGCCGTGGCCCAAAGCCACATGGACACGACGTTGGACTCCCCACGCAAGCACCTCAAAGTCCTCAAAGAGGAGATGGACACCTCCTCCAGCCAGCAGCAGTCGAGCCCGTCCCCCAGCTACTCGCCCGCCATGTCGCCCTACATGCACCCCCATCACTACCGGCAGTACGAGCAGCGTATGCCTGCCACGGGGGCTGCCTTCGAATCGGCGATGAAGCGGCCGTTGCGCAGCCCCAGCGAGACTCTCCACGAACGAGCGTCGGTTTTGCGCGATGGCAGCAAAACGGCCGGACGTCCGGGCAGCCCCCATGGGCCCCTCTCGCTGGCTTTCAGGCCCTCGTTGCCACTGCAGCCCGAGGCTGACGCCCCGCCGGAGAATAGGTTCGATCCGGACCCGGCGACGGCGGTGGTGTGTCCAGAGAGCAATACTTCGGAGTGCTGCCAAGACAGTGGCTGTGCTGAAG ATTTAAGGATGAAAATGGAACCGGCTATTCAACAAGACGAACCGCCGAACAGTACGAGCGGTAGCAGTGGAGGGATCAGCAATAACGGTTCGGCTAATGGGTCACTGGGACAGATTAATAAGTATGATCACGAGAGGGATAAGGATTTGGTACCGCCGTCGTTGTGGAATTCTGTGGGAAAATTGTCGCATAAAAGCGGAACGGTTAATACGCCCGATG GAAAGAAATTGAAGTGCCCTTTTTGTGAACGATTGTACGGCTATGAGACCAACTTGCGCGCTCACATACGACAGCGGCACCAGGGGATCCGGGTGCCTTGTCCGTTCTGTTCACGTACTTTCACCCGCAATAACACAGTGAGGCGGCACATAGCCCGCGAACACAAAGCCGAATTGAGTCTGAAGGCGTTTCAGAACCAGCAACAGCAGGTACACAACCATAATCCATAA
- the chinmo gene encoding zinc finger protein chinmo isoform X3, which produces MDSQQQQFCLKWNSFGTNLATSFSNLFKSETLADVTLFCDGVTFKAHKLILAACSKHLADLFETSPPHQNLIIILDGTSASNMSALLEFMYKGEVHVSQDCLSSFLKAAECLQVKGLSIEHEKLAVAQSHMDTTLDSPRKHLKVLKEEMDTSSSQQQSSPSPSYSPAMSPYMHPHHYRQYEQRMPATGAAFESAMKRPLRSPSETLHERASVLRDGSKTAGRPGSPHGPLSLAFRPSLPLQPEADAPPENRFDPDPATAVVCPESNTSECCQDSGCAEDLRMKMEPAIQQDEPPNSTSGSSGGISNNGSANGSLGQINKYDHERDKDLVPPSLWNSVGKLSHKSGTVNTPDGKKLKCPFCERLYGYETNLRAHIRQRHQGIRVPCPFCSRTFTRNNTVRRHIAREHKAELSLKAFQNQQQQVHNHNP; this is translated from the exons AACCTCTTCAAATCCGAAACTTTGGCCGACGTGACGTTATTTTGTGACG gaGTAACATTTAAGGCCCACAAGCTGATCCTGGCAGCATGTAGTAAACACCTAGCCGACTTGTTCGAAACGTCGCCCCCTCACCAAAACCTAATAATCATCCTCGATGGCACCTCGGCGTCCAACATGTCCGCCCTGTTGGAGTTCATGTACAAAGGGGAAGTCCACGTGTCCCAAGACTGCCTGTCCAGCTTCCTCAAAGCTGCCGAATGCCTCCAGGTCAAAGGCCTGAGCATCGAGCACGAAAAGCTGGCCGTGGCCCAAAGCCACATGGACACGACGTTGGACTCCCCACGCAAGCACCTCAAAGTCCTCAAAGAGGAGATGGACACCTCCTCCAGCCAGCAGCAGTCGAGCCCGTCCCCCAGCTACTCGCCCGCCATGTCGCCCTACATGCACCCCCATCACTACCGGCAGTACGAGCAGCGTATGCCTGCCACGGGGGCTGCCTTCGAATCGGCGATGAAGCGGCCGTTGCGCAGCCCCAGCGAGACTCTCCACGAACGAGCGTCGGTTTTGCGCGATGGCAGCAAAACGGCCGGACGTCCGGGCAGCCCCCATGGGCCCCTCTCGCTGGCTTTCAGGCCCTCGTTGCCACTGCAGCCCGAGGCTGACGCCCCGCCGGAGAATAGGTTCGATCCGGACCCGGCGACGGCGGTGGTGTGTCCAGAGAGCAATACTTCGGAGTGCTGCCAAGACAGTGGCTGTGCTGAAG ATTTAAGGATGAAAATGGAACCGGCTATTCAACAAGACGAACCGCCGAACAGTACGAGCGGTAGCAGTGGAGGGATCAGCAATAACGGTTCGGCTAATGGGTCACTGGGACAGATTAATAAGTATGATCACGAGAGGGATAAGGATTTGGTACCGCCGTCGTTGTGGAATTCTGTGGGAAAATTGTCGCATAAAAGCGGAACGGTTAATACGCCCGATG GAAAGAAATTGAAGTGCCCTTTTTGTGAACGATTGTACGGCTATGAGACCAACTTGCGCGCTCACATACGACAGCGGCACCAGGGGATCCGGGTGCCTTGTCCGTTCTGTTCACGTACTTTCACCCGCAATAACACAGTGAGGCGGCACATAGCCCGCGAACACAAAGCCGAATTGAGTCTGAAGGCGTTTCAGAACCAGCAACAGCAGGTACACAACCATAATCCATAA